The Frondihabitans australicus genome includes a region encoding these proteins:
- a CDS encoding beta-ketoacyl-[acyl-carrier-protein] synthase family protein, translated as MKPLLNRRVAVTGIGVVTPNGIGVDAFWKSLFEPAPHVDVRRVDEEALDARRLMTHKNAKNSDIVTRMAIVAADEALRDAGLLKIDPDAPNPAESDVAELVDGIDHERAAISIGNGMGGVQTLADQILILDKKGARMVSPHLVPMVMPNAPAGALSIRYRFEGGATTISTACAAGTDGIAAGARLIAQGSADLVIAGGTDSSLTPVCLAGFSNMRAMSKTGFSRPFDRDRDGFAAAEASGILILEPLEAAQARGAHVYMTIDGAASTTDAYHVTAPAPHGTGAERTMRLALDDAGLTPDQITHINAHGTATGLNDQAESEAVERVFAGTSPVVTSIKGVTGHSFGAAGAIEAVSVALTIERKTIPPTIGLENLDPEIHLDIPTEGRDWTPGPVLSNSFGFGGHNGSIVFSPVA; from the coding sequence ATGAAGCCGCTGCTGAACCGCCGAGTCGCCGTGACCGGAATCGGTGTCGTGACCCCGAACGGGATCGGCGTCGACGCGTTCTGGAAGAGCCTGTTCGAGCCCGCACCGCACGTCGACGTGCGGCGCGTCGACGAGGAGGCCCTCGACGCCCGTCGCCTGATGACCCACAAGAACGCCAAGAACTCCGACATCGTGACGCGGATGGCGATCGTCGCCGCCGACGAGGCCCTGCGCGACGCCGGCCTGCTGAAGATCGACCCCGACGCGCCGAACCCCGCCGAGTCCGACGTCGCCGAGCTCGTCGACGGCATCGACCACGAGCGCGCCGCCATCTCGATCGGCAACGGCATGGGCGGCGTGCAGACGCTGGCCGACCAGATCCTGATCCTCGACAAGAAGGGCGCGCGCATGGTGTCGCCGCACCTCGTGCCGATGGTCATGCCGAACGCCCCCGCCGGCGCCCTGAGCATCCGGTACCGCTTCGAGGGCGGCGCGACGACGATCAGCACCGCCTGCGCCGCGGGCACGGACGGCATCGCGGCCGGCGCACGCCTCATCGCCCAGGGCTCCGCCGACCTCGTCATCGCCGGCGGCACCGACTCCAGCCTCACCCCCGTGTGCCTCGCCGGGTTCTCGAACATGCGCGCCATGTCGAAGACCGGCTTCTCGCGCCCGTTCGATCGCGACCGCGACGGCTTCGCGGCGGCCGAGGCGTCCGGAATCCTGATCCTCGAGCCGCTCGAGGCCGCCCAGGCCCGCGGCGCCCACGTCTACATGACGATCGACGGCGCCGCCTCGACGACCGACGCCTACCACGTCACCGCGCCGGCTCCGCACGGCACGGGCGCCGAGCGCACCATGCGCCTGGCCCTCGACGACGCCGGCCTCACCCCCGACCAGATCACGCACATCAACGCGCACGGCACGGCGACCGGCCTCAACGACCAGGCCGAGAGCGAGGCCGTCGAGCGCGTGTTCGCCGGAACGTCGCCCGTCGTCACGAGCATCAAGGGCGTCACCGGGCACTCGTTCGGCGCCGCCGGCGCCATCGAGGCCGTGTCGGTGGCCCTGACGATCGAGCGGAAGACGATCCCGCCGACGATCGGCCTGGAGAACCTCGACCCCGAGATCCACCTCGACATCCCGACCGAGGGTCGCGACTGGACCCCCGGCCCCGTGCTCTCGAACAGCTTCGGCTTCGGCGGGCACAACGGGTCGATCGTCTTCTCCCCGGTCGCCTGA